A region of Desulfolithobacter dissulfuricans DNA encodes the following proteins:
- a CDS encoding HAMP domain-containing sensor histidine kinase, with amino-acid sequence MRFYRPHSFFALLLTGFVFVSLPLLTALYSSVQVMEDLVQQSAFAVYRSVDRVSNSRHLVELLLDQERKARLYNVLGEPSQLDAVNQIHEQVADILEHFSMGSEDADLLEQLEQLRAMEQYQVAVLNRMTSGPELRKKELEQVLARYRDLNALALNVAQASNQLMISEVEALKEKVRENKQMLAWQTSGLIGFSLLLIALFVVLISKPVAQIDRGIEQLGDGDFQTPIHVSGPKDLEVLGQKLDWLRKRLAQLDREKVKLVAHISHELKTPLSSIKEGAGLLKEEVVGAMNSRQQDVVRILDKNCTKLQKLIENILDFNMAQARKIPLEKKPVRLDAVIDEVVADQRNSIIARRIKLDVQVSKAVVSGDRTQLKTIFDNLLSNAIKFVADEGEISIRMHQEDRKVTVMVEDNGPGIRDQERSRIFSPFYQGKSAKSTVVKGSGLGLAIAKEYVQNHGGSIRLLSSRQGARFAVILPLTS; translated from the coding sequence GTGAGATTCTATCGCCCTCACTCCTTTTTCGCCCTCCTGCTGACCGGCTTTGTCTTTGTCTCCCTGCCGCTCTTGACCGCCCTGTACAGTTCGGTGCAGGTCATGGAAGACCTGGTGCAGCAGTCTGCGTTTGCCGTCTATCGTTCCGTGGATCGGGTTTCCAACAGTCGGCACCTGGTTGAACTGCTCCTTGACCAGGAACGCAAGGCCAGGCTGTACAACGTGCTGGGCGAGCCGTCCCAACTCGATGCGGTCAATCAAATACATGAGCAGGTTGCGGATATCCTGGAGCATTTTTCCATGGGCAGTGAAGATGCGGATCTCCTTGAACAGCTGGAGCAGTTGCGCGCCATGGAACAGTACCAGGTGGCGGTGCTCAACCGGATGACCTCGGGGCCGGAACTGCGCAAGAAAGAGCTGGAACAGGTGCTGGCCAGGTACCGCGATCTGAATGCCCTGGCCCTCAACGTGGCCCAGGCCAGCAATCAGCTGATGATTTCAGAGGTCGAGGCGCTTAAGGAAAAGGTTCGGGAGAACAAACAGATGCTTGCATGGCAGACCTCCGGTCTCATTGGTTTTTCTCTCCTGCTCATCGCCCTCTTCGTGGTCCTTATCTCCAAGCCGGTGGCCCAGATCGACCGGGGTATCGAACAGCTCGGTGATGGCGATTTCCAGACTCCCATCCACGTCTCCGGGCCCAAGGATCTGGAGGTCCTGGGGCAGAAACTGGACTGGCTTCGTAAGCGTCTGGCCCAGCTGGACCGGGAGAAGGTCAAGCTGGTGGCCCATATCTCCCACGAACTCAAGACCCCTCTTTCCTCCATCAAGGAGGGGGCCGGGCTGCTCAAGGAGGAGGTGGTCGGCGCCATGAACAGTCGTCAGCAGGATGTGGTCAGGATTCTTGATAAAAACTGTACCAAGCTACAGAAGCTCATCGAGAATATCCTTGATTTCAACATGGCCCAGGCGAGAAAAATACCCCTGGAGAAAAAACCGGTGCGGCTTGATGCGGTGATCGATGAGGTGGTTGCCGACCAGCGCAACTCCATCATTGCCCGCAGGATCAAACTGGATGTCCAGGTCTCCAAGGCTGTGGTCTCCGGTGACCGTACCCAGCTGAAGACCATTTTCGATAACCTGCTCTCCAATGCGATAAAGTTTGTCGCCGATGAGGGCGAGATCTCCATTCGGATGCATCAGGAAGACCGCAAGGTCACGGTGATGGTCGAAGACAACGGACCGGGTATCCGCGATCAGGAACGGTCCCGCATTTTTTCACCCTTTTACCAGGGAAAGAGCGCGAAAAGTACGGTGGTCAAGGGCTCTGGCCTCGGACTTGCAATTGCTAAAGAGTATGTGCAGAACCACGGCGGCTCAATCCGTCTGCTGTCCTCCCGCCAGGGGGCCAGATTTGCCGTGATTCTGCCACTGACCTCATGA
- a CDS encoding ComEA family DNA-binding protein: protein MKRICLALVLLLFLATAAFAKVNINSADAKELATLPGIGKAKAEAIIRYRQEKGNFKTIEDLIKVKGIGKKIIKKIEDEVTVEE from the coding sequence ATGAAAAGAATCTGTCTCGCCCTCGTCCTGCTCCTCTTCCTGGCCACCGCCGCCTTTGCCAAGGTCAACATCAACTCCGCCGATGCCAAGGAACTGGCCACCCTACCCGGCATAGGAAAGGCCAAAGCCGAGGCTATCATCAGGTACCGTCAGGAGAAAGGCAACTTCAAAACAATCGAGGACCTTATCAAGGTCAAAGGCATCGGCAAAAAAATTATCAAAAAAATAGAAGATGAAGTAACTGTCGAAGAATAA
- a CDS encoding VanZ family protein yields MQVRNRHWLVLFLIFFGIPFFFWGGPGYHAARSFKAAWDLGHILFFGCFSWLVFQYYQTREELRCTLRLFLGIFILVLVLGIGVEFMQLGITGRHPDPYDVLRNQLGCLVAYVFFCCRKEKYLTLLRTTVLLMLLLAAWPLCRALIDELIAREQFPVLADFETPFELARWREGRQLAFDRTLARHGRKSMRVQLSTAMYSGTALFYFPHDWRGYRWLSLSVYNPEPEPVTLHCRIHDRWHNKSGQAFSDRFHDKFILRPGWNDLRISLEAVRLAPAGREMDMQYIESFGIFVIRRAKPMVLHVDYVYLSN; encoded by the coding sequence GTGCAGGTCAGAAACAGACACTGGCTGGTTCTTTTCCTTATTTTTTTCGGTATTCCATTTTTTTTCTGGGGCGGACCGGGATACCATGCCGCCCGCTCCTTCAAGGCAGCCTGGGATCTCGGTCATATCCTCTTCTTCGGATGTTTCTCCTGGCTTGTCTTCCAGTATTATCAGACCCGGGAAGAGCTGCGATGTACCCTGCGGCTGTTCCTGGGCATCTTTATTCTCGTCCTGGTCCTTGGGATCGGGGTCGAGTTCATGCAGCTGGGCATTACCGGCCGTCATCCAGACCCTTATGATGTCCTGCGCAACCAGCTTGGATGCCTGGTGGCCTATGTTTTTTTCTGCTGCCGGAAGGAAAAATATCTTACCCTGCTGCGCACAACGGTACTGCTCATGCTGCTGCTTGCCGCCTGGCCCCTTTGCCGGGCACTGATCGACGAGCTGATCGCCAGAGAACAGTTCCCTGTCCTTGCCGATTTCGAGACCCCCTTTGAACTTGCAAGGTGGCGCGAGGGGAGGCAGCTGGCCTTTGACCGGACCCTGGCCCGCCATGGCAGAAAATCCATGCGGGTCCAGCTCAGCACGGCCATGTATTCGGGAACAGCTCTTTTCTACTTCCCCCATGACTGGCGTGGATATCGCTGGCTATCGTTGAGTGTGTACAATCCAGAGCCGGAGCCTGTTACCCTTCACTGCCGGATCCACGATCGGTGGCACAACAAATCCGGCCAGGCCTTTTCTGACCGTTTTCACGACAAATTTATCCTCCGGCCAGGGTGGAATGACCTGCGGATCAGCCTGGAGGCGGTCCGCCTCGCTCCGGCGGGACGCGAAATGGACATGCAGTATATTGAAAGTTTTGGTATATTTGTGATTCGGCGTGCAAAACCAATGGTGCTCCATGTCGATTATGTCTATCTTTCCAACTGA
- a CDS encoding bifunctional sulfate adenylyltransferase/adenylylsulfate kinase, with product MQKNNNTSEYSETLVVHFRRAEMLRQEAVGLVSLDLNIRQLCDLEQLLNRAYYPLSGYLGRANYESVLEKMRLADGTVWPIPVCLDVSGEFAEKLQPGQRLALNDQEGFLLALLTIEEIWQSDKRAEAQAVYGTDDPAAHPGVKALYEQVGEYYVAGSVEGVTLPIHYDFRDLRLTPSETHRRFTQYGWRRVLGFHTREYLHCAHREMVLAAAREAGASIFLHPVVGLEHPGNMEHYTHVHCYQEFVKHFPNNMIMLGITPLAERFAGPREALWHALIRRNYGCSHFMVAEDHGDPFAGTGQELFYPRHAAQELVDSFSEECGIKMVPQRQMGYVEDKAQYVFLDQVQNETVKNITSEELKRRLEWGLEIPDWFSYPEVVEELKRAFPPRSKQGFTIFLTGLSGSGKSTIAKVLMVRFMEMRDRPVTLLDGDIVRKNLSSELSFSKEHRNLNVTRIGFVASEITKNGGIALCAPIAPYEESRQANRELISRYGGYIEVYVATPLEVCEQRDRKGLYAKARAGLVKGVTGVSDPYIPPSNPEIVIDTTRLTPAEAVQEIFLYLEEQGYIR from the coding sequence ATGCAGAAAAACAACAACACAAGTGAATATTCCGAGACCCTTGTCGTGCACTTTCGGCGGGCCGAAATGCTGCGCCAGGAGGCGGTGGGGCTGGTCTCCCTGGATTTGAATATCCGGCAGCTATGTGATCTGGAGCAACTGCTCAACCGGGCCTATTATCCCCTGTCAGGCTATCTGGGCCGGGCGAACTATGAAAGTGTGCTCGAGAAAATGCGCCTTGCCGACGGCACGGTCTGGCCGATACCGGTCTGTCTGGACGTGTCCGGCGAATTTGCCGAAAAACTGCAGCCAGGACAGCGACTGGCGCTCAATGACCAGGAGGGATTTCTGCTGGCCCTGCTCACCATCGAGGAGATCTGGCAATCGGACAAGCGGGCCGAGGCCCAGGCCGTGTATGGAACAGACGACCCGGCTGCCCATCCCGGTGTCAAGGCCCTTTACGAGCAGGTGGGAGAATACTACGTCGCCGGGTCGGTGGAAGGGGTTACCCTGCCCATTCATTACGATTTTCGTGATCTCCGGTTGACGCCCTCGGAGACGCACCGCCGTTTTACCCAGTATGGCTGGCGCCGGGTGCTTGGTTTCCATACCAGGGAATACCTGCACTGCGCCCACCGGGAAATGGTTCTGGCGGCGGCCCGGGAAGCGGGGGCCAGTATTTTTCTCCATCCTGTGGTGGGGCTTGAGCATCCCGGTAACATGGAGCATTACACCCATGTCCACTGTTACCAGGAGTTTGTGAAGCATTTTCCCAACAACATGATCATGCTGGGGATCACCCCGCTTGCCGAACGGTTTGCCGGGCCCCGTGAGGCCCTCTGGCACGCCCTGATCCGCCGGAACTACGGTTGCAGCCATTTCATGGTCGCGGAAGACCATGGTGATCCCTTTGCCGGTACCGGGCAGGAGCTGTTCTATCCCCGCCATGCGGCGCAGGAGCTGGTGGATTCGTTCAGTGAGGAATGTGGCATCAAGATGGTGCCGCAGCGGCAGATGGGCTACGTGGAGGATAAGGCGCAGTACGTGTTTCTGGACCAGGTCCAGAATGAAACGGTCAAGAACATCACCTCCGAGGAGTTGAAACGGCGCCTGGAGTGGGGGCTGGAGATACCGGACTGGTTCTCCTATCCGGAAGTGGTGGAGGAACTCAAGCGCGCCTTCCCGCCCCGCTCCAAACAGGGGTTTACTATTTTTCTCACCGGGCTCTCCGGCTCGGGAAAATCCACCATTGCCAAGGTCCTCATGGTGCGGTTCATGGAGATGCGCGATCGGCCGGTGACCCTGCTTGACGGTGATATTGTCCGGAAAAACCTCTCCTCGGAACTGAGCTTTAGCAAGGAGCACCGGAACCTAAACGTGACCCGCATCGGGTTCGTGGCCTCTGAGATCACCAAGAACGGCGGGATAGCCCTGTGTGCGCCCATCGCTCCCTACGAGGAGTCCCGCCAGGCAAACCGTGAGCTGATCAGCCGCTACGGCGGCTATATCGAGGTCTATGTCGCCACTCCGCTGGAGGTGTGTGAGCAGCGGGATCGCAAGGGGTTGTACGCCAAGGCCCGGGCCGGGCTGGTCAAGGGGGTTACCGGTGTCTCGGATCCCTATATCCCGCCCTCCAATCCCGAGATTGTCATCGATACCACCCGGCTGACTCCTGCCGAGGCCGTGCAGGAAATCTTTCTCTATCTCGAAGAACAGGGGTACATCAGGTAG